ATCGCGCTCCAGGGCCCGCGCCATCGCGAGGTAGTTCGCCTCGCCGGCCCCGTTCGTGACGACGATCTGGTCGGCATCGACGCCGCGACGCGCGGCGATCTCCTCGCGCAGCTCGAACAGCCCTTCGCTGGGCGGATACTGGAACCGATCGGGCTCGAGATCGGCGTACTCGCGCAGCCCCTCTCGAAGCGCCTCCGGGGGCTCCCAGTCGGGATTCCCGCTGACCATGTCGACGACGTCGCGGTCCGCCGCGTTCGCGTACTTCATCACGCGGAAGAACAGCGGGGTCTCGTAATTCATAGCCGGTACTCGAGAGCCAGGCCTCGTTTTTCTTTCCGTTTCCGGGTCGAACGCGGCGGCGCTCCGGACGCTCGCTGTCGACCCGACCGCTCGAGTCGGATTCGCGGATACTATAGTTGCAGTGGCTACTATACTGTGACCCTCGCTTTCACAACGGAGCCCCACGTGGCGTCGAGTATGAACGACGATATCGATCGCGATCTGCCGATGGCCGTCGGCGACGCGCTTCGGGAAACGGACGAGACGCTGGCGGTCGCCGAATCCTGTACCGGCGGTCTGATCGGCGCCGCGATCACCGCCGTTCCGGGTGCCAGCGACTACTTCGATACGGGGTTGACGACCTACGCCTACGACGCCAAACGCCGTCACCTCGGCGTCAGTCGCGAAGCGCTCGACGAGCACGGTGCCGTCTCCGAACCCGTGGCCCGTGAGATGGCACAGGGCGTTCGAGACGTCACGGACGTGACGTGGGGCCTCTCGACGACCGGGATCGCCGGTCCGACCGGCGGGACCGAGGAGAACCCGGTCGGAACCGTCTACATCGGGATTTCCTACGGCGCGCCGTGGGGAAGCGAGGAGTCCTACGCGACCGTCTCCCGGTACGTCTTCGACGGCGATCGGGCAGCGGTTCGCGCGAAAACCGTCGAACGGGCGCTCGAGGATCTGCTCGAAGAAGTCGAGACGGGCTGAAACCGTCAATCGACGAATCGTAACGGTATTCCAGAGCTTGGGTAATCTCCATCTCCAGTGAAAGAGACGAACGGCGGACAGTCTCGAGAGAAAACTATTCCCATGCCCACTTCCAGATGCGAGTAGATGAACAAGAAAGGACACGTGCTGAACGCCGTCCTGTTGAGCCTCGGGCTGGGGTATATCCTCGAACCGTCGGGAAGTCTGGAGACGTTTCGAACGATCCTCGTCGTCGGTATCCCGGTGACGCTGGGTGCGCTCTTTCCGGACGTCGACACCGAATTCGGTAAACATAGAAAGACGTTGCACAACCTCCCGATTCTGGCCGGGTTCTACGCGTTTCCGATTTTCTTCGGGAACCTCGAGTACGTCTGGATCGGCATCTTGACTCACTACGTCCTCGACATCGCGGGGAGCAAGCGCGGGATCGCGCTGTTTTACCCGCTCTGGAAGAAGGAGTTCGGCCTGCCGATCGGCGTCGCGGTCAGCAGCAAGCGATCGGATATCATGATGGTGATCGTCACCGTCGCCGAACTGGCGGTCGTCGCGCTGTTCGTCTTCGAGATCCCTCAGCAGGGCGTCGAGAT
This portion of the Natrinema salinisoli genome encodes:
- a CDS encoding CinA family protein, encoding MNDDIDRDLPMAVGDALRETDETLAVAESCTGGLIGAAITAVPGASDYFDTGLTTYAYDAKRRHLGVSREALDEHGAVSEPVAREMAQGVRDVTDVTWGLSTTGIAGPTGGTEENPVGTVYIGISYGAPWGSEESYATVSRYVFDGDRAAVRAKTVERALEDLLEEVETG
- a CDS encoding metal-dependent hydrolase, translated to MNKKGHVLNAVLLSLGLGYILEPSGSLETFRTILVVGIPVTLGALFPDVDTEFGKHRKTLHNLPILAGFYAFPIFFGNLEYVWIGILTHYVLDIAGSKRGIALFYPLWKKEFGLPIGVAVSSKRSDIMMVIVTVAELAVVALFVFEIPQQGVEMSRQMLGV